The proteins below are encoded in one region of Mangifera indica cultivar Alphonso chromosome 7, CATAS_Mindica_2.1, whole genome shotgun sequence:
- the LOC123221129 gene encoding protein PAM71-homolog, chloroplastic-like: MQNLALSKPLVSRGKLPLLLLVDPFPTCAKLSRNSLSRSLRCRKLSRLNSAFGNIRAQVSNVGIGSGGYEGGKDNNNQKLFVNGLPSGSSSDSQNSPSRIPNPLSIAIVLFGCTLVFSLIALVKGGPTSLLAAIAKSGFTAAFSLIFVSEIGDKTFFIAALLAMQYDKGLVLLGSMGALALMTILSVIIGIIFHSVPAQFQTTLPIGEYAAIALLMFFGLKSIKDAWDLPSNVAKRGDKSGPELDEFVEAEELVKEKVSKRLSNPLEIIWKSFSLVFFAEWGDRSMLATIALGAAQSPWGVASGAIAGHLLATSIAVLGGALLADYISEKLVGHIGGVLFLVFAVATFFGVF, from the exons atgcagAATTTGGCCCTCAGTAAACCGTTGGTTTCAAGAGGGAAACTTCCCTTGTTACTTCTTGTTGATCCATTTCCAACTTGTGCTAAGTTATCTAGAAATTCCCTCTCACGTTCAC TAAGATGTAGAAAATTATCAAGGTTGAATTCTGCATTTGGCAACATCAGAGCTCAAGTGTCTAATGTTGGTATCGGATCTGGGGGCTATGAAGGCGGGAAGGATAATAACAATCAAAAGCTCTTTGTCAATGGCCTACCAAGTGGCAGCTCATCTGATAG TCAAAATTCTCCCAGTCGAATTCCAAATCCTCTCTCTATTGCTATTGTGCTATTTGGCTGCACTTTAGTATTTTCATTGATTGCCTTGGTGAAAGGAGGACCAACATCACTTCTAGCTGCAATCGCAAAGTCAGGATTCACTGCAGCATTCTCATTAATATTTGTTTCTGAAATTGGGGACAAG ACATTTTTTATTGCAGCACTCTTGGCTATGCAATATGACAAAGGATTG GTTCTTCTGGGATCAATGGGTGCTCTTGCACTAATGACAATTTTGTCAGTTATAATTGGAATAATATTTCATTCAGTACCTGCTCAATTCCAGACAA CCTTGCCAATTGGAGAATATGCTGCAATAGCTCTATTGATGTTTTTTGGCctcaaatcaataaaagatgCATGGGACCTTCCTTCAAATGTAGCTAAGAGGGGAGACAAAAGTGGCCCTGAACTGGATGAATTTGTTGAAGCTGAGGAACTTGTGAAAGAGAAG GTTTCAAAACGGCTATCCAATCCACTGGAGATAATCTGGAAGTCATTCAGCCTTGTATTTTTCGCT GAATGGGGAGATCGCTCAATGCTTGCAACAATTGCTCTTGGTGCTGCACAG TCACCTTGGGGTGTGGCTAGTGGTGCAATTGCCGGACACCTACTTGCGACATCTATTGCAGTTCTGGGGGGAGCTCTTCTAGCTGACTACATTTCTGAAAAACTG GTTGGCCACATTGGTGGAGTGCTGTTCCTTGTTTTTGCAGTGGCTACATTTTTTGGGGTTTTCTAG
- the LOC123221732 gene encoding GATA transcription factor 1-like, protein MDALDTAAGFMDDLLDFSSDIGEEEDDDDMMMKTNKRPRKALSTLKHNATTTTFDVFDSFPPSPSPFPEFAEEELEWLSNTDAFPTVDTLGDILLNPISSVNHQSPVSVLENSNSSHSTTTSTNSNGSTVTNNNNGNNIMNCCGSLRVPVRARSKRPRTRRRDLQSQESWWVVQENVKGVKSVAVVSKVCIGRKCQHCGAEKTPQWRAGPMGPKTLCNACGVRYKSGRLVPEYRPASSPTFSSELHSNSHRKVMEMRRQKMMSMDIGIVGMGIVN, encoded by the exons ATGGATGCTTTAGACACAGCGGCTGGTTTCATGGACGACTTGCTTGACTTCTCCTCTGACATAGGCGAGGAAGAAGACGACGACGACATGATGATGAAGACGAATAAAAGACCTAGAAAAGCTTTGTCTACCCTTAAACATAACgctaccaccaccaccttcgACGTTTTCGACTCATTTCCTCCTAGCCCTTCACCGTTCCCT GAATTTGCAGAGGAAGAACTGGAATGGCTATCGAACACTGACGCTTTCCCGACAGTTGATACATTGGGAGACATTCTTTTAAATCCCATTTCGAGTGTGAACCATCAAAGTCCGGTTTCGGTTCTTGAAAACAGCAACAGTAGCCACAGTACAACCACCAGTACGAACTCCAACGGCAGCACGGTGACCAACAATAACAATGGGAATAACATAATGAACTGCTGCGGTAGCCTCCGTGTGCCGGTGCGTGCACGGAGCAAGCGGCCTCGCACTCGGCGGAGGGACTTGCAGAGCCAGGAGTCCTGGTGGGTGGTGCAAGAGAACGTGAAAGGTGTGAAATCGGTTGCGGTTGTTTCCAAAGTGTGTATTGGGAGGAAATGTCAACATTGTGGGGCTGAAAAGACCCCGCAATGGAGGGCCGGTCCAATGGGCCCCAAAACGCTGTGTAACGCTTGTGGGGTGAGGTATAAGTCCGGAAGGCTTGTGCCAGAGTACCGGCCGGCTAGTAGCCCCACGTTTTCAAGTGAATTGCATTCGAATTCTCACCGGAAGGTAATGGAAATGAGGAGGCAGAAGATGATGAGTATGGATATTGGGATTGTTGGAATGGGGATAGTTAATTAG